One window of the Streptomyces sp. NBC_00259 genome contains the following:
- a CDS encoding SpoIIE family protein phosphatase has protein sequence MTNTDQTRLAEPVSLREMPDAAIAMIDAEGTVVGWTHAAQELVGYSPREMVGRSVTQMLPSSHDALRASAYAEEFRAQGGWSGTVAVRHRDGHTLTMALRVSLLWGQDAGTRWLVSVTDIGSSSLGATDGPVRESLLAHAPIGIAVHDSQLRCTWVNDAMERHDGTPRDRRFGRRLQDSLPAVEAEALEVVMRQVLKSGTTMVHEYRAWPPADRRREHAFSATFFCLQGADGTPLGVCSMTVDVTGNRRARERLAILSEASTRIGSSLDLMQTGQELAELAVPLLADHAIVDLLESVPFGVEPSAQIDTTTGRPPLLRRAGAASIELGLLEFPWAREEVIRPFPTSLFATALRTGTSYLEPVLDSHSGPWVASDPERTQQVRDSGIHSLMIVPIRARRCVLGLAVFGRSVGQMPFQEDDLLLAEGLVTRAALSLDNALRYARERAAALTLQRNLLPHRVQGGAAVEVATRYVPADMDHGVGGDWFDVIELSGARVALVVGDVIGHGINAAATMGRLRTAVRTLADLELPPDELLAQLDDTVRRLNDQDADMSDQVPAEVGATCLYAVYDPVTRRCTMARAGHPPPMIVDAQGQVTILDLPTGAPLGLGLGLVPFDSVELELPEGSVLALYSDGLIESRDEDIDVGQDRLGATLAQPGASLEDLCSRVMESLPTQAPADDVTLLLARTRALQPTQIASWDLPNDLATVSTARQLAARQLGEWGLESLVTPVELIVSELVTNAIRHCDGPIRLRLIQHRVLTCEVSDTNVSQPRRRHLRTLDEHGRGLHLVAQLSRRWGSRCGPDGKVVWAEQDLPPTAGAA, from the coding sequence ATGACGAACACCGACCAGACGCGACTCGCCGAGCCGGTGAGCCTCCGGGAGATGCCCGACGCGGCGATAGCGATGATCGATGCCGAGGGGACGGTGGTCGGGTGGACGCACGCCGCTCAGGAGCTCGTCGGGTACTCGCCCCGGGAGATGGTGGGCCGGTCCGTCACACAGATGCTGCCGTCCTCCCACGACGCCCTGCGCGCTTCGGCGTACGCCGAGGAGTTCCGTGCCCAGGGTGGATGGTCCGGCACCGTGGCGGTCCGCCACCGCGACGGCCACACACTCACCATGGCCCTCCGGGTCTCGTTGCTGTGGGGCCAGGACGCCGGCACCCGGTGGCTGGTGTCCGTGACCGACATAGGTTCCTCGTCCTTGGGGGCGACCGACGGACCGGTGCGGGAGTCGCTCCTTGCCCACGCACCCATCGGCATCGCCGTTCATGACTCGCAGCTGCGCTGTACATGGGTGAACGACGCCATGGAGCGTCACGACGGCACTCCTCGTGACCGACGGTTCGGACGCCGCCTGCAGGACTCACTGCCCGCCGTCGAGGCCGAAGCGCTCGAGGTGGTGATGCGACAGGTACTGAAGAGCGGCACCACCATGGTGCACGAGTACCGGGCGTGGCCGCCGGCGGACAGGCGCCGTGAGCATGCGTTCTCGGCCACGTTCTTCTGCCTCCAGGGCGCGGACGGCACGCCACTCGGAGTGTGCTCCATGACCGTGGATGTCACCGGAAACCGGCGGGCGCGCGAGCGCCTTGCCATACTCAGCGAGGCCAGCACGCGCATCGGCAGCAGCCTCGACCTCATGCAGACCGGGCAGGAACTGGCCGAGCTCGCCGTGCCTCTGCTGGCCGACCACGCCATCGTCGACCTGTTGGAGTCGGTTCCGTTCGGCGTGGAGCCCTCGGCACAGATCGACACGACGACTGGCCGCCCGCCGCTGCTGCGCCGTGCCGGCGCGGCCTCCATCGAGCTGGGTCTCCTGGAGTTCCCGTGGGCGCGCGAAGAGGTGATCCGCCCCTTCCCGACCTCGCTGTTCGCCACCGCGCTGCGCACGGGCACGTCTTACCTGGAACCGGTGCTGGACAGCCATTCCGGCCCCTGGGTCGCTTCCGACCCGGAGCGGACGCAGCAGGTACGGGACAGCGGCATCCACTCCTTGATGATCGTACCCATCCGTGCGCGGCGCTGCGTGCTGGGGCTGGCGGTGTTCGGCCGCTCCGTGGGACAGATGCCGTTCCAGGAGGACGACCTGCTCCTCGCCGAGGGGCTCGTCACCCGGGCCGCGCTCTCCCTCGACAACGCGCTCCGGTACGCGCGTGAACGCGCCGCCGCCCTCACGCTCCAACGCAACCTGCTCCCCCACCGTGTGCAAGGCGGTGCCGCCGTCGAGGTCGCCACGCGCTACGTGCCGGCCGACATGGACCACGGCGTGGGGGGGGACTGGTTCGACGTGATCGAGCTGTCCGGCGCCCGGGTGGCCCTCGTCGTCGGCGATGTGATCGGGCACGGCATCAACGCCGCGGCGACCATGGGCAGGCTGCGCACCGCCGTGCGCACGCTCGCGGACCTCGAGCTGCCTCCCGACGAACTGCTGGCGCAGCTCGATGACACGGTCCGGCGGTTGAACGACCAAGACGCCGACATGTCCGACCAGGTCCCCGCGGAGGTGGGCGCCACCTGTCTGTACGCCGTGTACGACCCGGTCACCCGACGGTGCACCATGGCGCGGGCCGGGCATCCGCCGCCCATGATCGTCGACGCGCAGGGCCAGGTCACCATCCTCGACCTGCCCACCGGAGCCCCACTCGGCCTCGGTCTCGGCCTGGTTCCCTTCGATTCCGTGGAGCTGGAACTGCCCGAGGGAAGTGTGCTCGCGCTCTACTCCGACGGCCTGATCGAGTCCCGCGACGAGGACATCGACGTCGGCCAGGACCGCCTGGGCGCCACCCTGGCACAGCCGGGTGCATCCCTGGAGGACCTGTGTTCGCGCGTGATGGAGAGCTTGCCGACTCAGGCACCGGCCGATGACGTCACCTTGCTCCTTGCGCGGACCCGCGCACTCCAACCCACCCAGATCGCCTCCTGGGACCTGCCGAATGACCTCGCCACCGTCTCGACCGCCCGGCAGCTGGCCGCCCGGCAGCTCGGCGAATGGGGGCTGGAGTCGCTCGTGACGCCCGTGGAGCTGATCGTCAGTGAACTGGTCACCAATGCCATCCGCCACTGCGACGGCCCGATCCGCCTACGGCTCATCCAGCACCGGGTTCTGACCTGTGAAGTCTCCGACACCAACGTCAGTCAGCCACGCCGCCGCCATCTCCGCACCCTCGACGAGCACGGCCGCGGCCTCCATCTCGTCGCTCAGCTGTCGCGCAGGTGGGGCTCCCGCTGCGGGCCGGACGGCAAGGTCGTCTGGGCCGAACAAGACCTGCCCCCCACAGCCGGCGCCGCGTGA
- a CDS encoding DUF4235 domain-containing protein has product MSTMKLKRQGKVPLVYKPVGFALSWGGGALAGMAFQKAWKVLRNEDNAPDALDRDRGWAEILLAAAAQGAIFAVVRSVVDRSGAEVVHRATGVWPSGERTGRD; this is encoded by the coding sequence ATGAGCACGATGAAGTTGAAGAGGCAGGGGAAGGTACCGCTCGTCTACAAGCCGGTCGGTTTCGCCCTGAGCTGGGGCGGCGGCGCGCTCGCCGGAATGGCGTTCCAGAAGGCGTGGAAGGTACTGCGGAACGAGGACAACGCGCCCGACGCGTTGGACCGTGACCGGGGTTGGGCCGAGATCCTGCTGGCGGCCGCCGCGCAGGGCGCCATATTCGCCGTCGTCCGCAGCGTGGTGGACCGCTCCGGGGCCGAGGTTGTGCACCGTGCGACGGGTGTGTGGCCCAGCGGCGAAAGGACCGGCAGGGACTGA
- a CDS encoding SRPBCC family protein: MGEYSDSITVHVPPDRLFAYLSDVEHLPSYMPRLTSVHPHEGDQVTVTAHIEPADAPEQDVTSEAYLHVVEEGKSLEWGAPGPHDYRGRLHVDEGEDAGSCRLTVELHTGHTREQVENGLKEALSGIKQAVEKAER; this comes from the coding sequence ATGGGTGAATACAGCGACAGCATCACCGTGCACGTGCCGCCGGACCGGCTCTTTGCCTATCTGTCTGATGTGGAGCACCTGCCCTCCTACATGCCGCGACTGACTTCCGTGCACCCTCATGAAGGCGACCAGGTCACCGTCACCGCGCATATCGAACCCGCCGACGCCCCCGAGCAGGACGTGACCAGCGAGGCCTACCTGCATGTGGTCGAGGAGGGCAAGAGCCTGGAATGGGGCGCGCCCGGCCCGCACGACTACCGGGGTAGGTTGCACGTCGACGAAGGTGAAGACGCCGGCTCCTGCCGACTGACCGTGGAGTTGCACACCGGGCACACGCGCGAGCAGGTCGAGAACGGCCTCAAGGAGGCGCTGAGCGGTATCAAGCAGGCGGTGGAAAAAGCTGAACGGTGA
- a CDS encoding alpha/beta hydrolase, translating into MQPDTIVLVHGFWVTPRAWEGWIDHYESRGFRVIAPSYPGFEVEVEALNADPAPIESVTVPAIISSLEKLITGLSRPPIVMGHSAGGAFTQILLDRGLGAAGVAINSAPAEGVLAVPLSQIRSLYPVLKNPANRHRAVGLDFGQWRYAFANTFPEDQARTTYERYHIPAPGSIVWGSAQANFRPGRTDTYVDFHNAERAPLLFLSGEHDHLMPPKVQKSNAKRYKAEGTTTEVKAFPGRSHLMPVQDGWQEIADYALDWALAHS; encoded by the coding sequence ATGCAACCCGACACCATCGTCCTCGTCCACGGCTTCTGGGTGACGCCGCGCGCCTGGGAGGGCTGGATCGACCACTACGAGAGCAGGGGCTTTCGCGTCATCGCGCCGTCGTATCCTGGATTCGAGGTGGAGGTCGAGGCCCTCAACGCCGACCCGGCCCCGATCGAGTCCGTGACCGTTCCGGCGATCATCTCCAGCCTTGAGAAGCTGATCACGGGACTGAGCCGGCCGCCCATAGTGATGGGACACTCTGCCGGCGGCGCCTTCACCCAGATCCTCCTGGACCGCGGCCTCGGCGCCGCCGGAGTGGCGATCAACTCCGCGCCCGCCGAGGGCGTGCTGGCCGTACCGCTGTCCCAGATCCGGTCCCTCTACCCCGTCCTGAAGAACCCGGCCAACCGGCACCGCGCCGTCGGGCTGGACTTCGGCCAATGGCGCTACGCCTTCGCAAACACGTTTCCCGAGGACCAGGCCCGCACCACGTATGAGCGCTACCACATCCCCGCACCGGGCAGCATCGTATGGGGCAGCGCTCAGGCCAACTTCCGCCCCGGCCGCACTGACACGTACGTGGACTTCCACAACGCCGAGCGGGCGCCGTTGCTGTTCCTCTCCGGTGAGCACGACCACCTCATGCCGCCCAAGGTCCAGAAGTCCAACGCCAAGCGCTACAAGGCGGAAGGCACCACCACCGAGGTCAAGGCGTTTCCCGGCCGCTCCCACCTGATGCCCGTCCAAGACGGCTGGCAGGAGATCGCCGACTACGCCCTTGACTGGGCGCTCGCCCACTCCTGA
- a CDS encoding NIPSNAP family protein translates to MSQYQLRVYTLRSSEALVAYESIWSKHIPGMAKHRITTHGVWTGPAAPGSEVPQLYALVSYRDADDVQERLDAYLSSPEFRADMEGFDIGQIVDLTESVLAPTADSPLR, encoded by the coding sequence ATGTCCCAGTACCAGCTTCGTGTCTACACACTGCGCAGCTCTGAGGCGCTCGTCGCCTACGAGAGCATCTGGTCCAAGCACATTCCCGGTATGGCCAAGCACAGGATCACCACACACGGCGTCTGGACGGGGCCCGCAGCGCCCGGGAGTGAGGTCCCCCAGCTGTACGCTCTTGTTTCCTACCGGGACGCCGACGACGTTCAGGAGCGGCTGGATGCGTACCTGTCCAGCCCCGAATTCCGTGCGGACATGGAGGGCTTCGACATCGGTCAGATCGTCGACCTCACCGAGTCCGTGCTGGCGCCCACCGCCGACTCACCCTTGCGTTGA
- a CDS encoding ATP-binding SpoIIE family protein phosphatase codes for MNAGNAENTGPGTGPDGRRYACDGLAAAVLDDRGTVVGWTGTAEDLTGFRAEEVCGRPVQELVANLPDELRGATEMPESGQVRLRHQCGDTIDVTFRTTRVEGSAEVLVLVAPTHHVADREQGAALLRALSAQNRITIALHDTDLTTVQTNATPDPLDGRPVQPGTQLCDVLCTEDAESLEAVLRQVLETGVPVVRRNQQVSWRHDPVRRQTLSLSAFRLEDMRGRATGVAALYIDSADDRARRHLDLAREVAEQVGGSLDVVRTAQDLADVLVPAFGDLAAVDLAHSVFDGEEPSKRLSGGDMGNAALAPATAVWPAGITRGDPVPPLPDHPLLRSFRHGETLVFGLDDFIAMVGDPRVVEYLVPKGAHSVMVAPLHARGLTLGAISAWRCGRSDPFTEDEADLMTQIASRGALAIDNARRYTREHRAAVALQQLLLPPATTDTPAAETASAYLPAGGGAEISGDWYDAIALPSLRLALVAGDVVGHGMPASTTVGRLRAAIQTLADLELEPDELLTRIADLVQRLAAEAPLGDQDSVGATCLYAVYDPVAQRCAIASAGHPPPVLVRPDGTAEVVGISPGPPLALCGMPYETTMIDLEPGSVLAFYTDGLVDQHDRDIDRGLRRLTDALAASCRPDRALDDTGRALLADLTDQAPRDDATLLLARTRAVPAENTAHWEIPADPAAVSKAREWTTRQLTAWGLEDLLFTTELIVSELVTNAIRYGRPPMDLRLIRHNVLACEVTDSSSTQPRLRRAHTTDEGGRGLFLVAQLGGRWGCRHSQNRKTIWSEQIIECPR; via the coding sequence ATGAATGCAGGCAATGCTGAAAACACCGGCCCCGGTACCGGTCCCGACGGCAGGCGATACGCCTGTGACGGCCTGGCAGCCGCCGTGCTCGACGATCGGGGCACGGTAGTGGGGTGGACCGGGACGGCAGAGGACCTGACGGGGTTCCGCGCCGAGGAAGTCTGCGGCCGCCCCGTGCAGGAACTGGTGGCCAACCTCCCGGACGAACTGCGCGGCGCCACAGAGATGCCGGAATCCGGCCAGGTACGGCTGCGGCACCAGTGCGGCGACACCATCGATGTCACCTTCCGAACCACGAGGGTAGAGGGCTCGGCGGAGGTCCTCGTCCTGGTAGCGCCTACACACCACGTCGCCGACCGCGAGCAGGGCGCAGCGCTCCTGCGGGCACTGTCCGCACAGAACCGGATCACGATCGCTCTGCACGACACGGATCTCACCACTGTGCAGACGAACGCCACGCCGGACCCGCTCGACGGCCGCCCGGTACAGCCCGGCACTCAACTGTGCGACGTGCTGTGCACCGAGGACGCCGAGAGCCTCGAGGCAGTGCTGCGCCAGGTGCTAGAGACGGGTGTCCCGGTGGTCCGCAGAAACCAGCAAGTGAGCTGGCGGCACGATCCGGTGCGGCGACAGACGCTGTCGCTGTCCGCCTTTCGTCTGGAGGACATGCGAGGACGCGCCACGGGGGTCGCAGCCCTGTACATCGACAGCGCCGACGATCGTGCCCGCCGTCATCTGGATCTCGCCCGCGAGGTGGCCGAGCAGGTCGGAGGATCCCTGGATGTCGTGCGCACCGCGCAGGACCTTGCGGACGTTCTCGTACCCGCGTTCGGGGATCTCGCCGCAGTCGACCTTGCGCACTCCGTTTTCGACGGGGAAGAACCCTCGAAGCGGCTGAGCGGTGGAGACATGGGCAACGCGGCCCTTGCGCCGGCCACCGCGGTGTGGCCGGCCGGCATCACGCGCGGCGACCCCGTCCCGCCCCTTCCCGACCACCCCCTCCTGCGCAGCTTCCGACACGGCGAGACACTCGTCTTCGGCCTTGACGACTTCATCGCCATGGTCGGCGACCCGCGGGTGGTCGAGTATCTCGTCCCGAAGGGCGCCCATTCGGTGATGGTGGCACCGTTGCATGCCCGCGGGCTCACGCTCGGCGCCATATCGGCCTGGCGCTGTGGCCGGTCCGACCCCTTCACCGAGGACGAGGCCGATCTCATGACGCAGATCGCCTCACGGGGTGCGCTCGCCATCGACAACGCCCGCCGTTACACGCGCGAGCACAGGGCGGCCGTAGCGCTGCAGCAGCTCCTCCTTCCCCCGGCCACGACCGACACTCCGGCAGCCGAGACCGCCAGCGCCTACCTGCCCGCAGGCGGCGGAGCCGAGATCAGCGGCGACTGGTACGACGCCATTGCTCTGCCCTCTCTCCGGCTGGCTCTTGTCGCCGGAGACGTCGTCGGCCACGGTATGCCCGCAAGCACCACCGTGGGCCGCCTGCGGGCCGCCATCCAGACGCTCGCGGACCTGGAACTCGAACCGGACGAATTGCTCACCCGGATCGCGGACCTGGTCCAGCGCCTCGCGGCCGAGGCACCACTCGGCGACCAGGACAGCGTCGGCGCCACATGCCTGTACGCGGTCTACGACCCGGTCGCCCAACGATGCGCCATAGCCAGTGCCGGACACCCGCCACCCGTCCTGGTCCGGCCCGACGGGACCGCCGAAGTCGTCGGGATCTCCCCCGGGCCACCACTCGCCCTCTGCGGCATGCCGTACGAGACCACCATGATCGACCTCGAGCCGGGCAGCGTGCTCGCCTTCTACACCGACGGCCTGGTCGACCAGCACGACCGCGACATCGACCGAGGCCTGCGGCGCCTGACGGATGCCCTCGCCGCGTCCTGCCGTCCGGATCGCGCTCTGGACGACACAGGCCGGGCACTCCTCGCCGACCTGACAGACCAAGCGCCGCGCGACGACGCGACGCTGCTCCTGGCCCGCACACGCGCCGTCCCGGCGGAGAACACCGCTCACTGGGAAATCCCGGCCGACCCTGCCGCCGTCTCCAAAGCCCGAGAATGGACAACCCGCCAACTCACCGCGTGGGGGCTGGAAGACCTCCTCTTCACCACCGAACTGATCGTCAGCGAACTGGTCACCAATGCCATCCGCTACGGTCGTCCACCGATGGACCTCCGCCTGATTCGCCACAACGTCCTGGCGTGCGAGGTCACCGACTCCAGCAGCACCCAGCCCCGCCTGCGGCGCGCCCACACCACCGACGAGGGAGGGCGCGGCCTGTTCCTTGTCGCCCAACTCGGCGGACGATGGGGCTGCCGCCATAGCCAGAACCGCAAGACGATCTGGTCCGAACAGATCATCGAATGTCCCCGCTGA
- a CDS encoding TetR/AcrR family transcriptional regulator — MEKAKRPPRGTRKRDVPLTEAGIYVAALRLIDADGVEALTMRKLATALDANPMSLYHHVPNKDAVLRGVARMVGTQFRTVTLEDAPWQERIRLLATDFRTLAHRHPKLMAYSFSHQADFIQPEDPFWAALTAILDAAGVPQSELPQITALVGAVITGVLTAELNGALHRWLSLASPTVGEDGPIHDENCMFRLTLDTIITGLEGRLATNGDGRGADH; from the coding sequence ATGGAAAAGGCGAAGCGTCCCCCGCGGGGAACCAGGAAGCGAGACGTACCTCTGACCGAGGCCGGGATCTACGTCGCCGCCCTGCGGCTCATCGACGCGGACGGGGTCGAGGCACTAACCATGCGCAAACTCGCAACCGCTCTCGACGCGAACCCGATGTCGCTGTACCACCATGTGCCGAACAAGGACGCCGTACTGCGAGGCGTGGCGAGAATGGTCGGCACGCAGTTCCGCACCGTGACACTGGAGGACGCTCCGTGGCAGGAGCGCATCCGCCTTCTCGCCACGGATTTCCGGACCCTGGCGCACCGCCACCCCAAGCTCATGGCTTACTCGTTCAGCCATCAGGCGGACTTCATCCAGCCCGAAGACCCGTTCTGGGCTGCGCTCACCGCGATCCTCGATGCCGCAGGGGTGCCGCAGTCCGAGCTCCCACAGATCACCGCTCTCGTGGGCGCCGTCATCACCGGTGTCCTCACCGCCGAACTCAACGGCGCGCTCCACCGGTGGCTGAGCCTCGCATCCCCCACTGTCGGCGAAGACGGGCCGATCCATGATGAGAACTGCATGTTCCGCCTGACGCTGGACACGATCATCACGGGTCTGGAGGGCCGGCTCGCCACCAATGGTGACGGCCGAGGCGCCGACCATTGA
- a CDS encoding IclR family transcriptional regulator domain-containing protein: protein MRVPRVGGVPARGGSSPPHANKLAALALDQESPGLTLVARTQARRSLFTTAAGKTLLASVPDEEMHRLLKLAGAEQAGEVRQFLVELPEIRSRRPAFNRGAGFADAFAVATPWHPTPAR, encoded by the coding sequence GTGCGTGTTCCTCGCGTCGGAGGTGTTCCAGCTCGGGGTGGCTCATCCCCGCCGCACGCGAACAAGCTGGCGGCACTGGCACTCGATCAGGAGTCACCCGGCCTGACGCTCGTCGCCCGCACCCAGGCCCGTCGCTCCCTCTTCACGACCGCTGCCGGCAAGACACTGCTCGCCAGCGTCCCCGACGAGGAGATGCACCGGCTCCTGAAGCTGGCCGGTGCGGAGCAGGCCGGAGAGGTCCGGCAGTTCCTCGTCGAACTCCCCGAGATCCGCTCCCGCCGGCCGGCCTTCAACCGTGGAGCCGGGTTCGCGGACGCCTTCGCCGTCGCCACCCCCTGGCATCCGACGCCAGCCAGATAG
- a CDS encoding TetR/AcrR family transcriptional regulator, with protein sequence MPPMDESRFERRRSETRQALVRAARRILAESGDTSVSVQTIAQLADVGAGSFYNHFTSKPDLFAAALADALDEYTEAIDERLRFLDDPAERVAAGVRLSARVAESNPEIMRILCNCALVRIYASRGRLVTSARRDVEQGIASGRFTVADPVVALYALNGSMLALLELSFTQPGLDRNKAAGSMAEMILHMLGLSREEARHTARRPLGDAA encoded by the coding sequence ATGCCGCCCATGGATGAAAGTCGATTCGAACGCCGTCGTTCAGAGACCCGGCAGGCACTCGTTCGCGCCGCGCGGCGCATTCTCGCCGAGTCCGGCGACACCAGCGTCAGCGTCCAGACCATCGCGCAGCTCGCGGACGTGGGCGCCGGCTCCTTCTACAACCACTTCACGTCCAAGCCGGACCTCTTCGCCGCGGCCCTGGCCGACGCGCTGGACGAGTACACCGAAGCCATCGACGAACGCCTGCGATTCCTCGACGATCCCGCCGAGCGCGTCGCCGCGGGCGTGCGGCTCAGCGCACGCGTCGCCGAGTCGAACCCGGAGATCATGCGGATCCTGTGCAACTGCGCGCTCGTGCGCATCTACGCCAGCCGCGGACGACTGGTTACAAGCGCGAGACGCGACGTGGAGCAGGGCATCGCCTCGGGCCGCTTCACCGTGGCCGACCCGGTCGTCGCCCTTTATGCACTGAACGGCAGCATGCTGGCGCTCCTGGAGCTGTCGTTCACCCAGCCCGGGCTCGATCGGAACAAGGCCGCGGGCAGCATGGCGGAGATGATCCTGCACATGCTCGGACTCTCCCGCGAAGAGGCCCGCCATACCGCCCGGCGGCCCCTTGGCGATGCGGCGTGA
- a CDS encoding SsgA family sporulation/cell division regulator: MESLKTVMQAVAVRVVISRAYSLSMCMSLRYEPTDPYVVRAAFFADADKPVEWVLGRDLLADGLRGSAGCGDIRIWPAVGRGDEAMYIVLGSPEGTALVEVPVQDVMTFLENTEALVPRGTESGRIDWNLEVANLFAKG, from the coding sequence ATGGAGTCTTTGAAGACCGTGATGCAGGCGGTGGCCGTGCGTGTGGTCATCTCGCGCGCCTACTCGCTGTCCATGTGCATGAGCCTGCGTTACGAACCCACTGATCCCTACGTCGTCCGTGCCGCCTTTTTCGCCGACGCTGACAAGCCGGTCGAATGGGTCCTGGGGCGTGATCTTCTGGCCGATGGCCTGAGGGGTTCCGCAGGCTGTGGCGACATCCGGATCTGGCCGGCCGTTGGCCGTGGTGACGAAGCGATGTACATCGTTCTCGGGTCTCCCGAGGGCACCGCCTTGGTCGAGGTTCCGGTGCAGGACGTCATGACCTTCTTGGAGAACACGGAGGCTCTGGTGCCTCGGGGTACCGAGTCCGGACGCATCGACTGGAATCTCGAAGTGGCGAACTTGTTCGCAAAAGGCTGA
- a CDS encoding MmyB family transcriptional regulator has translation MPKIPGQGPWWAEHDVYQPKYGSKRYHHPLVGELTLGFEAFTPMGDLDQTLGLYTVEPGSPSENALRLLASWTADSTYTQPGEGLGGAPGRGAAGRA, from the coding sequence GTGCCCAAGATTCCGGGTCAAGGCCCGTGGTGGGCGGAACACGACGTGTACCAGCCGAAGTACGGCTCCAAGCGATACCACCACCCACTCGTCGGGGAGCTGACCCTCGGCTTCGAAGCCTTCACGCCCATGGGAGACCTCGACCAGACACTCGGCCTGTACACCGTCGAACCCGGATCACCGTCCGAGAACGCCCTGCGCCTGCTTGCCAGTTGGACCGCCGACAGCACGTACACCCAGCCCGGAGAAGGCTTGGGGGGTGCGCCCGGCCGCGGGGCGGCGGGGCGGGCCTGA
- a CDS encoding GNAT family N-acetyltransferase has protein sequence MHIRSVRIDELPALQDIERAAGQCFRDIGMPEIADDEPLTLGELARYHHAGLAWVAANDADTPVAYLIADRVDGNLHVEQVSVHPDSARRGIGRLLLDHLAAQARSERAPALTLTTFTEVPWNAPYYARLGFRLLDDNKHTPGLREIRRREAAHGLDRWSRACMRREL, from the coding sequence ATGCATATCCGATCCGTGCGCATAGACGAACTGCCCGCCCTCCAGGACATCGAGAGGGCCGCCGGGCAGTGCTTCCGAGACATCGGCATGCCGGAGATTGCCGACGACGAGCCACTCACGCTCGGCGAGCTCGCCCGCTACCACCACGCCGGGCTGGCATGGGTCGCGGCCAACGACGCCGACACCCCGGTCGCCTACCTGATCGCCGACCGCGTCGACGGCAACCTCCACGTCGAGCAGGTCTCGGTGCACCCGGACAGCGCGCGCCGCGGCATCGGACGGTTGCTGCTGGACCATCTGGCCGCCCAGGCCAGGAGCGAGAGAGCGCCCGCGCTGACCCTCACCACGTTCACCGAGGTCCCGTGGAACGCCCCCTACTACGCGCGCTTGGGTTTCCGGCTCCTGGACGACAACAAGCACACCCCTGGTCTGCGGGAGATCCGTCGGCGCGAAGCGGCACACGGCCTGGACCGGTGGTCGCGGGCCTGCATGCGCCGGGAACTGTGA
- a CDS encoding SUKH-4 family immunity protein, whose amino-acid sequence MNFVVSPDEVRTAFGLTRVVCFPRYSNPHNRMNDRAALLLSSIGLPDTEWFSELVPL is encoded by the coding sequence ATGAACTTCGTCGTGTCCCCGGACGAGGTACGCACCGCGTTCGGGCTGACGCGTGTCGTCTGCTTTCCCCGCTACAGCAATCCGCACAACCGGATGAACGACCGCGCCGCACTCCTGCTGAGCAGCATCGGCCTCCCGGACACCGAATGGTTCAGTGAGCTTGTTCCGCTTTGA